The genomic window AAAACCGGAATTGAAAAGCTCCGCCTGACGACCCGTGATATCCCCGATTATGACGTACTGATGCGGGGACGATTGAAAATCCTGGAGGAAAATAATCTAAAACTATCGGACATCGAAGACGTGATCCGAGGGATTTCTCCGTTGCCGGGGGCCTATGAGTTTTTGCAATGGCTGCAATCCGAGTTTCAGGTAGTCATACTGTCAGATACGTTTTATGAGTTTGCCGGTCCGTTGATGGCGCAACTTGGCAATCCCACACTTTTTTGCCACAGTCTCGTGCTGAATAAAGAAGGAAGCATCGTGGACTACCGTTTACGCATTACTGATGGCAAAACCAAGGCCGTCCGGGCGTTTAAAAATCTCAATTTCCAGGTGATCGCCGCAGGGGATTCTTATAACGATACCGGGATGCTGCAAGAAGCCGATGCCGGGATTTTGTATTGCCCACCGGACAATGTGATCGAAGAGTTTCCGCAGTTTCAAGTCACCCGCAATTACGTGGAATTTAAAGATGCGCTGATCATAACCCGGGACGGATTGCTGAAAACTGCAAACTCATAGCCGTTATTGGATTTGCGTGTCCAATTCATCCTTGACGATCCACCCGGTTTTACCGTCTCCGGTTATTTGCCACCAATCGTCATTGCTATCCACAATGGTGACCTTGGCCCCTTTCTTCAAAACCGTCAGGATTTTGCCGTCATCCGCC from Nitrospinota bacterium includes these protein-coding regions:
- the thrH gene encoding bifunctional phosphoserine phosphatase/homoserine phosphotransferase ThrH — protein: MIACLDLEGVLIPEVWIAFAEKTGIEKLRLTTRDIPDYDVLMRGRLKILEENNLKLSDIEDVIRGISPLPGAYEFLQWLQSEFQVVILSDTFYEFAGPLMAQLGNPTLFCHSLVLNKEGSIVDYRLRITDGKTKAVRAFKNLNFQVIAAGDSYNDTGMLQEADAGILYCPPDNVIEEFPQFQVTRNYVEFKDALIITRDGLLKTANS